In Desulfovibrio sp. 86, the following proteins share a genomic window:
- a CDS encoding beta strand repeat-containing protein produces the protein MTISQISRPGPGQTITIHAAGSDKITLGFSTESITLSRDNGALVFTFDDGAAIRLDDFYDSYHAGNIPEFEADGKLLSGTEFFSALGPELIPAAGPAPVERSHSAQEYGDADLLGGVDHLDGLVMSGEEKSAAMGGGIQFDPLLAARGTDLGGNPGSAGPDGPSFTPPLFPSGPFVRAVLYSPGNSSDPVTTTVFFGGNGVAPVAVAPGDIDFAGSAPGAQYAVAVSLPAGWSTSWVDVSFDSSAGRLEFRLTANGVAEMQRLGLAGENLVDFIHVTVTDRASGDTFEYNVELVATDSQNFDSAAHDSQYGGQHLDNMGEFHQGQNNGGAYSVISSAQNDEIIINEAVIGGSSIHASGSADPAHMADDYNTINLNAGVVNTTQGSVTHITSADGALDVVDGVAVQGSGAENVIHMGKGSVYVQHASGDGVSAADGGKNAVSGGDVTVSGRIYGMTSTNAGSNSINITTASGNADVAGGSLGMSAISSGSNSINADSGEVRVSSNVWGMNASSSGGNSINTKSGDVRVSGNYHGMDASSSGSNSIKTDLGNVSVSSNTASMCASSSGSNSIETEGGNVGVAAVGSYGVGMYSDLTGKNSIDAKDGNVAVTATGTINGHSMYAANAGSSNSIKTTGGTVEISATSTSTGGFSGFGFGMRADDSGSNSVKTDSGDVRVSASTGYGNSYGVAGTSSGSNTIEPSSNSIETSSGNVTIVSYDTSNGTNYGTHYGTFTSGSSTSIGTKGGNVSISGSGKEAYGVHSQSGGNFSITTTSGNVTVSGTGPSFGIGVLATGATNTIETENGAVSVSGSTKGLYATSKGSNTITTKSSSLGGAVNVSGAYAMLADSLGSNEIETVVGDVTIAGVNSGMSAYIGSNTITTSSGAVSVTSTSNGIVSGDGVGMKAESSGSNAVTTTSGDVTVSVNSASGAGYGMSASARGNNSIATTSGNVVVSARDGLAADFGQNTITAHQGGSIEVKGDRRGIGASASNGGSNTITATGSATVDIANNSEGLVAASGGSNTISAEDGKISVSANNTGLKAEGSGSGNVITGKDMDLAGETSGSNGLLAKAGGMNSVFGTGGNVALSGGNVLQADGSGSANSLSVDGGSIEFNSWASWVVWSPTNSWLYYSDSAMYAIDGGVNAITGSGGTDISFTGQAVGLKANSGGSNSVTTDGDVTFNGITQALTAHGATGGNTLQAKNIIIDSKVYADRDLATVKARSGGSNTLEASQGGAITITTSAATNSKRDPYSTSINDMISVEADGAGSHNALSAGAISIENQCGMGLSATSGGKNTLESAIRSPLTVTITASADTAEKAIAMWASGGGSVNRITGHSQAGGMGDSVTLTANNGQGIAMQTANGGANIITTGAGDDSVAINGKIIGDGNKIDLGGGSNTLTLNGAVEPGSLNVVATGGTYTLILQESGVESFADRYGDWLNGIVANNLFNGLSSIHFEGWDENAQSAGYVADFMATFENILNALQNAGVSIEPQALSDSLTAPSPAFSPAPLHAETGVEHHAQDAQHAAAGHADSAHDAQHAAAGHDDTQNALLSAHGAPVFMTGDGSQEATFNAQADTPAAHAGILAPDDSAHPDLIAGHHEGEPAQPLFAFLNAPGAGAHVDTSAYEGDASVHNGYLGSGESQSGNAGVQGEIALTLGDESLDSLFAGTDQQLADNGEHGLWYVESGAELHEVALADLSKIVVQGGSGEHAVETPVITGEYAPVEQNVGSAPTVMDSNQETTDNAAREMTTY, from the coding sequence ATGACTATTTCTCAAATTTCACGTCCTGGCCCAGGTCAGACAATCACCATACACGCTGCTGGGAGTGATAAAATCACCCTCGGCTTTTCAACTGAAAGCATTACGTTGTCGCGCGACAATGGCGCGCTGGTTTTTACCTTTGATGACGGTGCCGCCATTCGCCTTGATGATTTTTACGACAGCTATCATGCTGGAAATATTCCTGAATTTGAAGCTGATGGCAAGCTGCTTTCCGGTACGGAATTTTTCAGTGCACTTGGGCCCGAACTGATACCGGCAGCAGGCCCTGCCCCTGTGGAGCGCTCCCATTCTGCTCAGGAGTACGGCGACGCCGACCTGTTGGGAGGGGTGGATCACCTGGATGGACTGGTCATGTCTGGTGAGGAAAAATCAGCTGCGATGGGCGGCGGCATACAGTTTGATCCCCTCCTGGCTGCCAGGGGGACGGATTTGGGCGGCAATCCAGGTTCGGCAGGCCCCGATGGTCCCAGTTTCACGCCGCCGCTGTTCCCCTCCGGGCCTTTTGTGCGCGCGGTGCTGTATTCCCCCGGTAATTCCAGCGATCCTGTAACCACCACCGTGTTTTTTGGCGGCAATGGCGTAGCCCCAGTGGCTGTTGCCCCTGGCGACATTGATTTTGCCGGTTCAGCGCCCGGGGCCCAGTATGCCGTGGCGGTTTCCCTGCCTGCCGGGTGGTCAACCTCGTGGGTAGACGTCAGTTTTGACAGCAGTGCCGGTCGGCTGGAATTCCGCCTCACCGCAAATGGCGTGGCTGAAATGCAGCGTCTCGGCCTTGCGGGTGAAAACCTGGTGGACTTCATCCATGTCACGGTTACAGACCGCGCTTCAGGCGATACCTTTGAATACAACGTGGAACTTGTGGCCACGGACAGCCAGAATTTTGATTCAGCGGCTCATGACAGCCAGTATGGCGGCCAGCATCTGGACAATATGGGCGAATTCCACCAGGGCCAGAATAACGGCGGGGCCTATTCCGTCATATCCTCGGCGCAGAATGATGAAATCATCATTAACGAAGCGGTGATCGGGGGCAGTTCCATACATGCCAGCGGATCGGCCGACCCTGCGCATATGGCTGACGACTATAATACCATCAACCTCAACGCCGGCGTTGTGAACACCACACAAGGCTCCGTCACGCACATCACTTCCGCCGACGGCGCGCTTGACGTGGTGGACGGCGTAGCCGTGCAGGGCAGCGGGGCCGAGAACGTCATTCATATGGGCAAGGGCTCGGTGTATGTCCAGCACGCCTCTGGCGATGGCGTGTCCGCTGCCGATGGCGGCAAAAATGCCGTCAGTGGCGGCGACGTGACTGTTTCAGGCCGCATCTATGGCATGACGAGCACCAATGCGGGAAGCAACAGCATAAACATCACCACCGCCAGCGGCAATGCAGACGTTGCTGGCGGCTCCCTTGGCATGTCTGCCATCAGCTCCGGCAGCAACAGCATCAATGCCGACAGTGGTGAGGTGAGGGTGTCGAGCAACGTCTGGGGTATGAATGCTTCCAGCTCCGGCGGCAACAGCATCAACACCAAGAGCGGTGACGTGAGGGTGTCGGGCAACTACCACGGTATGGACGCCTCCAGTTCCGGCAGCAACAGCATCAAAACAGATCTTGGCAATGTTAGCGTGTCAAGCAATACAGCGAGCATGTGCGCCTCCAGTTCCGGCAGCAACAGCATTGAAACTGAAGGGGGCAATGTGGGCGTTGCCGCCGTCGGTTCATACGGCGTGGGCATGTATTCCGATCTTACCGGAAAAAACAGCATTGACGCCAAGGATGGCAATGTGGCCGTTACCGCTACCGGGACTATTAACGGACACAGCATGTATGCCGCCAATGCCGGCAGCAGCAACAGCATTAAGACTACGGGCGGCACTGTGGAGATTTCCGCAACAAGTACAAGTACCGGTGGCTTTTCTGGTTTTGGATTCGGTATGCGGGCGGACGATTCCGGCAGCAACAGCGTCAAAACTGACAGCGGCGATGTCAGGGTTTCAGCTTCCACTGGCTACGGAAACAGCTATGGTGTTGCTGGCACCTCTTCCGGCAGCAACACCATTGAACCTTCCAGCAACAGCATTGAAACCTCCAGCGGCAACGTGACCATCGTCAGCTATGACACCAGCAACGGCACCAACTACGGTACCCACTACGGCACCTTTACCTCCGGTTCCAGTACCAGCATCGGCACCAAGGGTGGCAATGTATCCATCTCCGGCTCCGGCAAGGAGGCGTACGGTGTGCATTCCCAGTCTGGCGGCAATTTCAGCATCACCACCACAAGTGGCAACGTGACCGTGTCGGGCACCGGCCCCTCCTTTGGCATCGGCGTGCTTGCAACAGGGGCCACCAACACCATCGAAACTGAAAATGGCGCTGTAAGCGTTTCAGGCAGCACAAAGGGCCTGTATGCCACCAGTAAGGGCAGCAACACTATCACAACCAAAAGCAGCAGCCTCGGCGGCGCTGTGAATGTGTCGGGCGCTTACGCCATGCTGGCCGACTCTCTCGGCAGCAACGAGATCGAAACGGTAGTCGGCGACGTGACCATTGCCGGCGTCAATTCCGGCATGAGCGCCTATATCGGCAGCAACACAATCACAACCAGCAGTGGCGCGGTGAGTGTTACCAGCACCAGCAACGGTATCGTCAGCGGCGACGGCGTCGGCATGAAGGCCGAATCTTCCGGCAGCAATGCCGTCACCACCACAAGCGGTGACGTGACGGTGTCGGTCAACTCCGCCAGCGGTGCCGGCTACGGCATGTCCGCCTCTGCTCGCGGCAACAACAGCATCGCCACAACGAGCGGCAATGTGGTCGTCAGCGCACGCGACGGGCTTGCCGCCGACTTCGGGCAGAATACCATTACCGCCCATCAGGGCGGCAGCATCGAGGTCAAAGGCGACAGGCGCGGCATAGGAGCCTCAGCCAGTAATGGCGGCAGCAATACCATCACGGCCACCGGCAGCGCCACAGTGGACATTGCCAACAACAGCGAGGGGCTTGTGGCCGCATCGGGCGGCAGCAACACCATCAGCGCCGAGGACGGCAAGATATCCGTTTCCGCCAACAATACCGGCCTCAAGGCCGAAGGGTCTGGCAGCGGCAACGTCATTACCGGCAAAGACATGGACCTTGCTGGGGAAACCAGCGGCAGCAACGGCTTGTTGGCCAAAGCGGGCGGCATGAACAGCGTCTTCGGCACAGGCGGAAACGTTGCCCTGTCCGGCGGCAATGTTCTTCAGGCCGACGGAAGCGGCAGCGCAAACAGCCTGTCCGTAGATGGCGGCAGCATTGAATTCAATTCGTGGGCCAGCTGGGTGGTCTGGTCTCCCACGAACTCGTGGCTGTATTATAGTGACAGCGCCATGTATGCCATTGACGGCGGCGTCAACGCCATCACCGGCTCAGGCGGCACCGATATCAGTTTTACCGGACAGGCGGTCGGGCTTAAAGCCAACAGCGGCGGCAGCAACAGCGTCACAACGGACGGAGATGTCACCTTTAACGGCATCACACAGGCCCTGACCGCGCATGGGGCGACAGGCGGCAACACCCTGCAAGCGAAGAATATTATTATTGATTCCAAGGTGTATGCCGACCGAGACCTTGCCACCGTCAAGGCCCGGTCTGGCGGCAGCAACACGCTTGAGGCTTCACAAGGCGGGGCCATCACAATTACCACTTCCGCCGCGACCAACAGTAAGCGTGATCCGTATTCAACCAGCATAAATGACATGATTTCTGTGGAGGCTGACGGCGCAGGCAGCCACAACGCCCTGTCAGCGGGCGCGATCTCCATTGAGAACCAGTGCGGTATGGGGCTTTCTGCCACAAGCGGCGGCAAGAACACCCTTGAGTCCGCCATCAGATCGCCCCTCACCGTGACCATCACCGCGTCGGCCGATACCGCTGAAAAAGCCATTGCCATGTGGGCCAGTGGCGGCGGTTCCGTAAACCGCATCACCGGCCATTCCCAGGCAGGCGGTATGGGCGACAGTGTCACCCTGACCGCCAACAACGGCCAGGGGATCGCCATGCAGACCGCCAATGGCGGCGCCAATATCATCACCACAGGCGCTGGCGATGACAGCGTGGCCATCAACGGCAAAATCATCGGTGACGGCAATAAAATCGACCTGGGCGGCGGCAGCAATACTCTTACCCTCAACGGTGCGGTAGAGCCCGGCAGCCTGAATGTCGTTGCCACAGGCGGAACCTACACCCTGATACTTCAGGAATCCGGTGTTGAAAGCTTTGCCGACCGCTACGGGGACTGGCTCAACGGCATAGTGGCCAACAATCTTTTCAACGGGCTTTCAAGCATCCACTTTGAAGGTTGGGACGAGAACGCTCAGTCCGCAGGATATGTGGCGGACTTTATGGCAACCTTTGAAAATATCCTGAACGCTCTCCAAAATGCGGGCGTTTCCATTGAACCGCAGGCGCTTTCTGATTCCCTGACAGCCCCCAGCCCCGCCTTCAGCCCTGCGCCATTGCATGCGGAAACCGGCGTGGAACATCATGCGCAGGACGCGCAGCATGCTGCAGCCGGACATGCTGACAGTGCCCACGACGCGCAGCATGCCGCAGCCGGACATGACGACACGCAGAATGCGCTCCTGTCCGCGCATGGCGCCCCGGTATTCATGACAGGCGATGGCAGTCAGGAGGCCACCTTCAACGCGCAAGCGGACACTCCTGCGGCGCACGCGGGTATTCTTGCGCCTGACGACAGCGCACATCCAGACTTGATTGCGGGCCATCATGAGGGGGAACCGGCGCAGCCGCTTTTCGCCTTTCTGAATGCCCCTGGCGCAGGCGCGCACGTGGACACGTCCGCATACGAAGGTGATGCGTCCGTGCACAACGGCTACCTTGGCAGTGGAGAAAGCCAAAGCGGCAACGCCGGGGTTCAGGGCGAGATCGCTTTGACCCTTGGGGATGAGAGCCTTGACAGCCTGTTTGCTGGCACTGACCAGCAGTTGGCGGACAATGGCGAGCACGGCCTCTGGTACGTTGAATCGGGCGCAGAACTGCACGAAGTGGCTCTTGCCGACTTGAGCAAGATTGTTGTTCAAGGAGGCTCCGGCGAACATGCCGTTGAGACGCCCGTCATTACCGGGGAATATGCACCAGTGGAGCAGAACGTCGGCAGCGCCCCCACTGTGATGGATTCCAATCAGGAAACGACGGACAACGCCGCACGGGAAATGACCACATACTAG
- a CDS encoding glycosyltransferase family 2 protein: MSSAANSTASSAANNAANSAARVSVIIPAWNLWDMTAACLRSLAECTHGENMEVVVVDNGSTDATATELEPLGKALFGADFRPVRLPENQGFARGCNAGAAASEGDLLFFLNNDTTMTPNWLLPLRQALEQPRVGAVGPLLLYPNGTVQHCGIYFTPFMAVGHLYEGFPGSHAAPRKKRPLQAITGAALLLRKSVFMDCGGFYEEYRNGFEDMDLCCELRARGYKLAVEGGSVIVHHTSQTPGRFDHNTFNGELLMRRHGSSVKPDLHTLVALDGYELEMGPDLDVWPVLPQAQEERRNKAFDALSASDDVCREMLEQEPLWRGGWHRLMDMLEAGGNAREALQCAVRCAMFFGDTVSRQRLLALTSRVEGADSAVSLQAVMEADASEAQPGASLECSKGNTAGQTSGQAVGQSAEPLAQTARTPAESGGMADGRADLAKIQVQQARRAAYARGDALLAEIFNQWLMRYSRP; encoded by the coding sequence ATGAGTAGCGCGGCCAATAGCACGGCCAGCAGTGCGGCCAATAACGCGGCCAATAGCGCGGCCAGGGTTTCCGTTATCATTCCGGCCTGGAATCTCTGGGACATGACCGCCGCGTGCCTGCGTTCTCTGGCCGAGTGCACGCACGGTGAAAACATGGAAGTGGTGGTTGTGGACAACGGCTCCACCGACGCCACGGCCACCGAGTTGGAGCCGCTGGGCAAAGCCCTCTTCGGAGCGGATTTTCGCCCCGTGCGTCTGCCCGAAAACCAGGGATTCGCCAGAGGCTGCAATGCCGGAGCCGCTGCCAGTGAAGGCGACCTGCTCTTTTTTCTGAACAATGACACCACCATGACGCCGAACTGGTTGCTGCCCCTGCGGCAGGCGCTGGAACAGCCGCGCGTGGGAGCCGTGGGGCCGCTGTTGCTCTATCCCAACGGGACGGTGCAGCACTGCGGCATCTATTTCACGCCCTTTATGGCTGTGGGCCATCTTTATGAGGGCTTTCCGGGGAGCCACGCCGCGCCGCGCAAAAAGCGTCCTCTCCAGGCCATAACGGGCGCGGCCCTGCTGCTGCGCAAGTCCGTGTTTATGGACTGCGGCGGATTTTATGAAGAATACCGCAACGGCTTTGAAGATATGGACCTGTGCTGCGAGCTGCGCGCACGGGGGTACAAGCTTGCCGTGGAGGGCGGCAGCGTCATTGTGCACCATACCAGCCAGACGCCGGGCCGTTTTGACCACAATACGTTTAATGGCGAACTGCTCATGCGCCGTCACGGGAGCAGCGTCAAGCCGGACCTGCACACCCTGGTCGCCCTGGACGGCTATGAACTTGAGATGGGGCCGGATCTTGACGTCTGGCCCGTGCTGCCACAAGCGCAGGAAGAGCGGCGCAACAAGGCTTTTGACGCGCTTTCGGCCAGTGACGACGTTTGCCGGGAGATGCTTGAGCAGGAACCGCTTTGGCGGGGCGGCTGGCATCGGCTTATGGATATGCTTGAGGCTGGCGGAAACGCGCGCGAAGCTTTGCAATGCGCTGTGCGCTGCGCCATGTTTTTTGGCGACACGGTTTCACGTCAAAGGCTGCTGGCCCTTACCTCGCGGGTGGAAGGGGCGGACAGCGCCGTGTCGCTTCAGGCTGTCATGGAGGCAGATGCCTCGGAGGCGCAGCCGGGGGCTTCGCTTGAATGCTCTAAGGGCAACACTGCGGGCCAGACATCGGGCCAGGCTGTGGGCCAGTCTGCCGAGCCCCTTGCCCAGACCGCGCGCACGCCTGCCGAATCCGGCGGCATGGCTGACGGCAGGGCTGACCTGGCCAAGATACAAGTACAGCAGGCCAGGCGCGCCGCTTATGCGCGCGGGGACGCACTGCTGGCCGAGATTTTCAATCAGTGGCTTATGCGCTACAGCAGGCCATAA